Proteins encoded together in one Lathyrus oleraceus cultivar Zhongwan6 chromosome 5, CAAS_Psat_ZW6_1.0, whole genome shotgun sequence window:
- the LOC127087954 gene encoding zinc finger CCCH domain-containing protein 20, with protein sequence MINIPNLKIPEWDTTQYEGGAFLNHFISNDSDTQFSITEDFDLPLHVFSTDHFRMFEFKVRKCQRGRSHDWTECPYSHPGEKARRRDPRKFNYSGTPCSEFRRSGNCTKGDSCYFAHGVFECWLHPSRYRTQLCNDGTACRRRVCFFAHTIDQLRLSGKASPESFVSSPTSVLESPPGNSRYGDVPVNMRELVDCMRDVRIADSGRVGCPQGGFFSLPASYEGVSMERVESGRDLRAKIYGKFSKVNFNDGVVSVPVPDFGWVSELVN encoded by the coding sequence ATGATCAACATTCCAAACCTTAAAATCCCCGAATGGGACACGACACAATACGAGGGAGGAGCATTCTTAAACCATTTCATTTCAAACGACTCCGACACACAATTTTCCATTACCGAAGATTTCGACTTACCTCTTCATGTTTTCTCTACCGACCATTTCCGAATGTTCGAATTCAAAGTGAGGAAATGCCAGCGTGGCAGGTCTCATGACTGGACGGAATGTCCTTACTCTCATCCCGGCGAGAAAGCTCGCCGGAGAGACCCTAGGAAGTTTAATTACTCCGGTACACCTTGCTCGGAGTTTCGCAGATCAGGAAACTGTACTAAAGGTGATTCATGTTACTTTGCGCATGGTGTTTTCGAATGCTGGCTTCATCCTTCTCGTTACAGGACACAGCTTTGTAACGATGGAACTGCTTGTCGCCGGCGAGTGTGTTTCTTTGCTCACACCATTGATCAACTTCGTCTCTCGGGTAAGGCTTCACCGGAATCATTTGTTTCATCTCCTACTTCGGTTCTTGAATCTCCTCCGGGAAACTCCCGATACGGCGACGTTCCGGTGAATATGCGGGAACTAGTTGACTGCATGAGAGATGTTCGAATTGCGGATTCGGGTCGGGTCGGGTGTCCGCAGGGTGGGTTTTTTAGTCTTCCGGCAAGCTATGAAGGGGTTAGTATGGAGAGGGTGGAATCTGGAAGAGATCTTAGAGCCAAAATCTATGGAAAATTCAGTAAGGTG